In a genomic window of Bradyrhizobium ontarionense:
- the glcF gene encoding glycolate oxidase subunit GlcF gives MKTEFTLAQLADPDIAVADKILRACVHCGFCTATCPTYVLLGDELDSPRGRIYLIKQMLEKDQAPTADVVKHIDRCLSCLSCMTTCPSGVHYMHLVDQARVRIEETFQRPLADRLLRAVLAYVLPRPREFRLAMTLARLGRPLKALLPATSASAGPAPGLLRRLRAMLDLAPGKLPAPGPSGGSVFPAQGARRGRVALLQGCAQAVLAPRINQAAINVLTRHGIEVVLVKDEQCCGALTHHMGQDADALAKARANVDAWTAEARRGGLDAILITTSGCGTVIKDYGHMLREDPQYAAPAATVSALAKDVSEYLAGFDLQPTSQHDDIVVAYHSACSLQHGQKITSIPKELLSKSGFVVKDIPESHLCCGSAGTYNILQPDIAMKLRDRKVANIATVRPNVIAAGNIGCMMQIASGTTVPVVHTVELLDWATGGPRPGLI, from the coding sequence ATGAAGACCGAATTCACCCTGGCGCAGCTGGCCGACCCCGATATCGCGGTGGCGGACAAGATCCTGCGCGCCTGCGTCCATTGCGGCTTCTGCACGGCGACCTGTCCGACCTATGTGCTGCTCGGGGACGAGCTCGACAGCCCGCGTGGGCGGATCTACCTGATCAAGCAGATGCTCGAGAAGGACCAGGCGCCGACCGCCGACGTCGTCAAGCACATCGATCGCTGCCTGTCCTGCCTGTCCTGCATGACGACCTGTCCCTCGGGCGTCCACTACATGCACCTCGTCGATCAGGCGCGGGTGCGAATCGAGGAGACGTTCCAGCGCCCGCTGGCGGACCGGCTGTTGCGCGCCGTGCTCGCCTACGTGCTGCCCCGGCCGCGCGAGTTTCGCCTCGCCATGACCTTGGCGCGGCTGGGCCGGCCATTGAAGGCGTTGCTGCCTGCGACCTCCGCTTCAGCCGGGCCTGCGCCGGGCCTGCTGCGGCGCCTGCGCGCCATGCTCGATCTCGCGCCCGGCAAGCTGCCGGCACCGGGCCCGTCCGGCGGCAGCGTGTTTCCGGCGCAGGGCGCGCGTCGCGGGCGTGTGGCGCTGCTGCAGGGCTGCGCGCAAGCTGTGCTGGCGCCGCGAATCAACCAGGCCGCCATCAACGTCCTGACGCGGCACGGCATCGAGGTCGTGCTGGTCAAGGACGAGCAATGCTGCGGTGCGCTGACCCATCACATGGGGCAGGACGCTGATGCGCTGGCAAAGGCGCGCGCCAACGTCGATGCATGGACCGCCGAGGCCCGGCGCGGAGGGCTCGATGCCATCCTGATCACGACGTCCGGCTGCGGCACCGTGATCAAGGACTACGGCCACATGCTGCGCGAAGACCCGCAATATGCGGCACCGGCCGCCACCGTCTCGGCGCTCGCGAAGGATGTCAGCGAGTATCTCGCGGGCTTCGATCTGCAGCCGACTTCTCAGCACGATGACATCGTCGTCGCCTATCACTCCGCATGCTCGCTGCAACATGGGCAGAAAATCACGAGCATTCCGAAAGAATTGCTTTCCAAGTCCGGATTCGTGGTGAAAGATATACCGGAGAGTCATCTGTGTTGCGGTTCGGCGGGGACCTACAACATTCTCCAGCCTGACATTGCGATGAAGCTGCGTGATCGCAAGGTCGCCAACATCGCGACCGTCAGGCCGAATGTAATCGCGGCAGGCAATATCGGCTGCATGATGCAGATTGCCAGCGGCACGACCGTCCCCGTCGTCCACACCGTTGAGCTTCTCGACTGGGCGACGGGCGGTCCGCGACCAGGATTGATTTAA
- a CDS encoding TorF family putative porin, with protein MKKLALLATALAMISGSASAADMAVKALKAPPPPAFEPWDVAFGSAIMNDYVFRGVTQSNHKPSVAAYFEPRYNVNKDLQFYVGVAGESISFANRAAAEIDVYGGIRPTFGAFAFDIGVWGYLYPGGTCQFGGTGFDFAGRFQGAECAANALANGNTMKKDVSFFEVYGKGTYTVNDSWAFGITEFYSPNFLNSGAWGNYASVTGKYTAPSTVFGSSGVGMYVSGEFGRQWFGTTDSFYGTPAFPNGIHYADYNTWNVGIGFTYKVFTLDLRYSDTNLSKGDCSVFTGAFNAGLGTTTVTPNNPFGTGSNWCGATGIAKLSVDLTAMTNLK; from the coding sequence ATGAAGAAGTTGGCTTTGTTGGCAACGGCGCTGGCAATGATTTCGGGGTCGGCTTCGGCCGCTGATATGGCGGTGAAGGCCCTGAAGGCGCCGCCGCCGCCGGCATTCGAGCCCTGGGACGTCGCGTTCGGCTCCGCGATCATGAACGACTATGTGTTCCGCGGTGTCACCCAGTCGAACCACAAGCCGTCGGTCGCGGCCTATTTCGAGCCGCGCTACAACGTCAACAAGGACCTGCAGTTCTACGTCGGCGTGGCCGGTGAGAGCATCTCGTTCGCGAACCGCGCTGCGGCCGAGATCGACGTCTACGGCGGTATCCGTCCGACCTTCGGCGCCTTCGCCTTCGACATCGGCGTGTGGGGCTATCTGTATCCGGGCGGGACCTGCCAGTTCGGCGGCACCGGCTTTGATTTCGCCGGTCGGTTCCAGGGAGCCGAGTGCGCAGCCAATGCGCTGGCCAACGGCAACACCATGAAGAAGGACGTGAGCTTCTTCGAGGTCTACGGCAAGGGCACCTACACGGTTAACGATAGCTGGGCGTTCGGCATCACCGAGTTCTACTCTCCGAACTTCCTGAACTCCGGCGCCTGGGGCAACTACGCTTCGGTCACCGGCAAGTACACCGCGCCGAGCACCGTGTTCGGTTCGAGCGGCGTCGGCATGTACGTGTCGGGCGAGTTTGGCCGTCAGTGGTTCGGCACCACCGACTCGTTCTACGGCACGCCGGCTTTCCCGAACGGCATCCACTACGCGGATTACAACACCTGGAACGTCGGCATCGGCTTCACCTACAAGGTGTTCACGCTGGACCTGCGCTACTCCGACACCAACCTGTCGAAGGGTGATTGCAGCGTCTTCACCGGTGCCTTCAACGCGGGTCTCGGAACGACGACCGTCACCCCGAACAATCCTTTCGGGACCGGCTCGAACTGGTGCGGCGCGACCGGCATCGCCAAGCTCTCGGTCGACCTGACGGCGATGACCAACCTGAAGTAA
- a CDS encoding LysR family transcriptional regulator has translation MAANLTDLHAFLAVAHSRGFRDAARTLGVSPTTLSTTVQRLETSLGIRLLHRTTRSVTPTEAGHRLIERLAPALGEVEAALAAINGFRDRPAGTLRLNVPVSAARLVLPAILPGFLALYPDIQMEVVAEDGFVDVLAAGCDAGVRYDDRLEQDMIAVPIGPRVQRLAIAAAPVYFKHLERPMHPRDLLRHRCLRGRFGNGALMSPWEFERDGETVRIEPQGPLIVTISGAMDLAVDMAIAGVGIIALFEDWLRPHFLSGALVPVLQDWWPSFPGPHLYYSGRRLVPPPLRAFLDFIKLANEKSTEGSGQ, from the coding sequence TTGGCCGCCAACCTCACCGATCTCCACGCGTTTCTGGCGGTCGCGCACTCCAGAGGCTTTCGAGACGCCGCACGCACGCTCGGCGTGAGCCCCACGACGCTCAGCACGACCGTCCAACGGCTTGAAACCAGCCTCGGCATTCGTCTGCTGCATCGCACGACCCGCAGCGTCACCCCGACGGAGGCCGGCCACCGGCTGATCGAACGGCTGGCGCCAGCGCTCGGCGAAGTCGAGGCTGCACTCGCCGCCATCAACGGATTTCGAGATCGGCCCGCCGGGACACTCAGGCTCAACGTTCCCGTCAGCGCGGCGCGACTGGTGTTGCCCGCCATCCTCCCCGGCTTCCTGGCGCTCTACCCCGACATTCAAATGGAGGTCGTTGCCGAGGATGGCTTTGTGGACGTCCTGGCCGCAGGTTGCGACGCCGGCGTGCGCTACGATGACCGGCTGGAGCAGGACATGATTGCGGTTCCGATCGGGCCGCGTGTCCAGCGCCTGGCGATCGCCGCCGCGCCTGTTTACTTCAAGCATCTCGAACGACCGATGCACCCGCGCGATCTCCTCCGTCACCGATGCCTGCGTGGACGGTTCGGGAACGGCGCTCTGATGAGCCCGTGGGAATTCGAGCGTGACGGCGAGACGGTTCGAATCGAGCCACAGGGGCCGTTGATCGTCACCATCAGCGGCGCAATGGATCTGGCCGTTGACATGGCCATCGCCGGTGTCGGCATCATCGCCCTGTTCGAAGACTGGCTGCGTCCGCACTTCCTAAGCGGGGCCTTGGTCCCCGTCCTGCAGGACTGGTGGCCATCCTTCCCAGGGCCGCACCTTTACTACTCGGGACGCCGCCTTGTTCCCCCGCCCCTGCGGGCTTTCCTGGACTTCATCAAACTCGCCAACGAGAAAAGCACCGAGGGATCTGGCCAGTGA
- a CDS encoding SRPBCC family protein codes for MSKAMENHLANHLTVAVTHEAFVPGRIDDVFDFVAAEDVLPKILTGYGLVPAVAFTSDISGPWDQPGSHRVVHLADGSTVDEGVTHYDRAAYFAYRVSNPSFALKHLMTGATGQFWFEATEGGTRVRWTYTFHAKNRLTRLPLTLFVKSQWNGYMDVCLRNIIKHFAS; via the coding sequence ATGTCCAAGGCCATGGAAAATCACTTGGCAAATCATCTGACGGTGGCGGTTACACACGAAGCCTTCGTGCCGGGACGGATCGATGACGTGTTCGACTTCGTGGCTGCGGAAGACGTGCTGCCGAAAATCCTCACGGGCTATGGGCTCGTCCCCGCGGTCGCGTTCACCTCCGACATCTCCGGACCTTGGGATCAGCCTGGTTCGCATCGGGTCGTGCATCTGGCGGACGGCAGCACGGTGGACGAAGGTGTGACGCACTACGACCGCGCCGCGTACTTCGCGTATCGGGTCAGCAACCCGAGCTTCGCCCTGAAGCACCTCATGACCGGCGCGACCGGCCAATTCTGGTTTGAAGCGACCGAGGGCGGGACGAGGGTCAGGTGGACCTACACCTTCCACGCCAAGAACCGCCTCACCAGGTTGCCTCTGACGCTCTTCGTCAAGAGCCAGTGGAACGGGTATATGGACGTCTGCCTGAGGAATATCATCAAGCACTTCGCGTCCTAG
- a CDS encoding FAD-binding protein: MDALKVRNAADVEEVVRAAIASEQPLDVIGHGSKRGIGQVTATNAVLDLSALSAVIGYEPNELIITAQAGAPLADLLSLIDSKSQQFAFEPMDTGPLLGTPGRGTLGGMIAVGLAGPRRIRAGGVRDHLLGAHAVSGFGESFKTGGKVVKNVTGYDLCKLLAGSWGTLAVMTEATLKVMPRPESERSLVLRGLDDLTANRVMTAALGSAFDVSGAAHLPASALRPEVEGLSLIGAPREAVTVLRLEGITASAAHRAASLARQLATFGAVDVIADDASAKVWSAVRDVLPFAANGPLGAWPVWRIVCPPVSGGAVGQALTRQTGGEVIYDWGGGLIWAALPPKPDASVGLVRKHVEAAGGHATLLRAWDEMRLAVDVFQPQSPGVAALEDRVRASFDPKTILNRGRIRRSVAS, translated from the coding sequence GTGGACGCCCTCAAAGTACGCAACGCAGCCGACGTGGAGGAGGTGGTTCGCGCCGCGATCGCGAGCGAGCAGCCGCTCGATGTCATCGGCCACGGGTCGAAGCGTGGGATCGGCCAGGTCACGGCGACCAACGCCGTGCTCGACCTGTCGGCGCTGAGCGCGGTCATAGGCTACGAGCCGAACGAACTCATCATCACCGCGCAGGCCGGCGCGCCGCTCGCCGACCTGCTGTCGCTGATCGATTCCAAGAGCCAGCAATTCGCGTTCGAGCCGATGGACACCGGGCCTCTGCTCGGCACGCCGGGCCGCGGCACGCTCGGCGGCATGATCGCGGTCGGGCTGGCTGGTCCCCGGCGCATCCGGGCCGGCGGGGTGCGCGATCACCTGCTCGGCGCGCATGCCGTCTCCGGCTTCGGCGAGAGCTTCAAGACCGGCGGCAAGGTGGTCAAGAACGTCACCGGCTACGATCTCTGCAAGCTGCTGGCGGGCTCCTGGGGCACGCTCGCGGTCATGACCGAGGCGACGCTGAAGGTGATGCCGCGGCCGGAATCCGAGCGCAGCCTGGTGCTGCGCGGGCTCGATGATCTCACCGCCAACCGGGTCATGACGGCGGCGCTGGGCTCGGCGTTCGACGTCTCCGGCGCCGCGCATCTGCCGGCCTCGGCGCTGCGGCCCGAGGTCGAGGGGCTGAGCCTGATCGGGGCGCCGCGCGAGGCGGTCACGGTGCTCAGGCTCGAGGGCATCACGGCCTCCGCCGCGCATCGTGCGGCGTCGCTCGCCAGGCAGCTCGCGACGTTCGGCGCCGTCGACGTCATCGCGGACGACGCTTCCGCCAAGGTCTGGAGCGCCGTCCGGGACGTGCTGCCGTTCGCCGCCAATGGTCCGCTCGGCGCCTGGCCGGTGTGGCGGATCGTCTGTCCGCCGGTGTCCGGCGGTGCCGTCGGGCAGGCGCTGACGCGCCAGACCGGCGGCGAGGTGATCTACGATTGGGGCGGCGGGTTGATCTGGGCGGCACTTCCGCCGAAGCCGGACGCCTCCGTGGGCCTGGTGCGCAAGCATGTGGAGGCCGCCGGCGGTCACGCGACGCTGCTGCGCGCGTGGGACGAGATGCGCCTCGCCGTCGATGTGTTCCAGCCGCAGTCCCCCGGTGTGGCGGCGCTGGAAGATCGGGTTCGCGCGTCCTTCGATCCGAAGACCATTCTCAACCGCGGCCGTATCAGGCGGAGCGTTGCGTCATGA
- a CDS encoding ABC transporter ATP-binding protein/permease yields the protein MNNLRSTVAIVWRIAIPYFRSEDKVAGRTLLAAVIAIQLALVAIDVLVNKWQNRFFNALQEYSWDVFVWEIGVFVVLATAAVLLAVYQLYLNQWLQIRWRNWMTQHYLETWLDQANHYRMQLTGDAADNPDQRIAEDIQMFVQNTLSLTIGLLGQIVTLASFVVILWGLSESAPLIILGKELPIPGYLVWGALIYAIFGTALTHWIGSPLVDLSFQQQRFEADFRFNLVRTRENSEQIALLRGEGAERGRLLDRFGSVIGNWYQIMSRTKRLTAFTQSYSQAAVIFPYILVAPAYFAKMIPMGGMMQTASAFSSVQGALSFFVTAYRTLADWRAVVARLDGFERSIESAATLASQPHTVDVVHVADKDSIDLAQLLLKLPNGLPLIAADGFSISGNESTLVTGPSGAGKSTLFRAIAGVWPFGSGSISVPAHTKLMMLPQRPYFPIGTLKAAIGYPAEPDTFTSDKVKDALTAVGLPQLADRLGEEAHWNRMLSLGEQQRLGIARALLHRPQYLFLDEATASLDEPSEARLYRVIAEQLPETTIVSIGHRSTLHAFHDRRVELIRDGDRFSLRPTDQAAAADAAAGSGGS from the coding sequence GTGAACAATCTGCGCTCGACCGTCGCCATCGTCTGGCGGATCGCCATTCCCTACTTCCGCTCCGAGGACAAGGTCGCCGGTCGCACACTGCTCGCCGCTGTGATCGCGATCCAGCTCGCCCTCGTCGCGATCGATGTCCTCGTCAACAAATGGCAGAATCGATTCTTCAACGCGCTGCAGGAATACAGCTGGGACGTTTTTGTCTGGGAAATCGGCGTGTTCGTCGTTCTGGCGACGGCCGCCGTCTTGCTGGCGGTCTATCAGCTCTACCTCAATCAGTGGCTGCAGATCCGCTGGCGCAACTGGATGACGCAGCACTATCTCGAAACGTGGCTCGACCAAGCCAACCACTACCGGATGCAGCTCACGGGCGACGCGGCCGACAACCCGGACCAGCGCATCGCCGAAGATATTCAGATGTTCGTCCAAAATACACTGAGCCTCACGATCGGTCTGCTGGGCCAGATCGTGACCTTGGCCTCCTTTGTCGTGATCCTCTGGGGGCTCTCTGAGTCCGCGCCCTTGATCATCTTGGGCAAGGAACTGCCGATCCCGGGCTATCTGGTCTGGGGCGCCCTGATCTACGCGATCTTCGGCACCGCGCTGACCCATTGGATCGGATCACCGCTGGTCGATCTGTCGTTCCAGCAACAGCGCTTCGAGGCCGATTTCCGCTTCAACCTGGTTCGCACGCGCGAAAACTCCGAGCAGATCGCTCTGCTCCGCGGCGAAGGCGCCGAGCGTGGGCGGCTGCTCGACCGCTTCGGCAGCGTCATCGGAAACTGGTACCAGATCATGAGCCGCACCAAGCGGCTCACGGCATTCACGCAAAGCTATTCGCAGGCTGCGGTGATCTTTCCGTACATCCTGGTCGCTCCAGCCTATTTCGCCAAGATGATTCCCATGGGCGGCATGATGCAGACCGCCTCGGCATTTTCGAGCGTGCAGGGGGCCTTGTCATTCTTCGTGACGGCCTATCGCACGCTCGCCGACTGGCGCGCCGTCGTCGCCCGTCTCGATGGTTTCGAGAGATCGATCGAGAGTGCCGCTACGCTGGCCAGCCAGCCGCATACGGTCGATGTCGTCCACGTCGCCGACAAGGACAGCATCGACCTGGCCCAGCTGCTCCTGAAGCTGCCCAACGGCCTGCCGCTGATCGCGGCAGACGGCTTCAGCATCAGCGGCAATGAAAGCACCCTGGTGACCGGTCCATCCGGTGCGGGCAAGTCGACCCTGTTCCGCGCGATCGCCGGCGTGTGGCCGTTCGGCAGCGGCTCGATCAGCGTGCCAGCGCACACCAAGCTGATGATGCTGCCGCAACGGCCCTATTTCCCGATCGGCACGCTGAAGGCTGCGATCGGCTATCCCGCCGAACCCGACACGTTCACATCCGACAAGGTCAAGGACGCGCTCACAGCCGTGGGTCTGCCGCAATTGGCGGACCGGCTCGGCGAGGAGGCGCACTGGAACCGGATGCTGTCGCTCGGCGAGCAGCAGCGGCTTGGCATCGCCCGCGCGCTGCTGCATCGGCCGCAATATCTCTTTCTCGATGAGGCCACGGCATCGCTGGACGAGCCGAGCGAGGCAAGACTCTACCGGGTCATCGCGGAGCAGCTGCCCGAGACCACCATCGTCTCGATCGGCCACCGGTCGACCTTGCACGCATTTCACGATCGCAGGGTGGAGCTGATCCGGGACGGCGACCGGTTCTCGTTGCGGCCAACGGACCAGGCCGCCGCCGCGGACGCCGCCGCGGGCAGCGGTGGCAGCTGA
- a CDS encoding putative quinol monooxygenase, giving the protein MTGYAIETKTVNEAVSGGGLLVVAQWEARAGEADRVAEILSRFLPEAQREPGAKLFLISRAKDNPAQFLFYELFRDEAAFKAHQDSEHFKTYIAGQALPLLARRERMQYGLI; this is encoded by the coding sequence ATGACCGGATATGCAATCGAGACGAAAACCGTGAACGAGGCCGTCAGCGGCGGCGGCCTGCTGGTGGTGGCACAATGGGAGGCGAGGGCCGGCGAGGCCGACCGCGTCGCCGAGATCCTGTCGCGCTTTCTGCCCGAGGCGCAGCGCGAGCCCGGCGCAAAACTGTTCCTGATCTCCCGCGCCAAGGACAACCCGGCGCAGTTCCTGTTCTACGAGCTGTTCCGCGACGAGGCCGCGTTCAAGGCCCACCAGGACAGCGAGCACTTCAAGACCTATATCGCCGGCCAGGCCCTGCCGCTGCTGGCCCGGCGCGAGCGGATGCAATACGGCTTGATCTAG